tctctgtcacacacacacacacatacacacaaacacaccctcATGCACAGACATGAACACACCCTCTGTCACCAGCAGTCTTTGTTTCTCCAAAGGTTCTGTCTTATCTCTGAtcagccagggctgtgggctgAACGGGTCGGGTCCTCGCAGCTCTCCAGGGTAGGTTGGAGATGTCCCGGGGCCCTGCCCAGAGGGTCCTGCACCCAGGCCACTGTCCCCGGGACCCTTCACAAAGAAGACGTGGCTCTGGTTCCTGGGGTCTTCATCCCCATCCAGCCattggctggctcctggcttccttctccgGGGTCCTGCTTGGAGCAAATACCGCTGGGGCCCAGGCTCATCTCCGTGGTCCTCGAAGAGCGGTCACCCCTCTCACCTTCAAGCAGGTGCCCCCCAGGTCACGCCGGCCGCCCTgcaggaggggagaaagaggaggctggatcagaccaCCCCCAGCACGGGAGCCAGCCTCTGTGTGCAAAATAAGCCACAGCTGAGCCGCACGGAAACGCACTGACACAGGACAAAAGCCGGGGCAGAGCTGAGGGCGTGCTCCTGCTGCCGGAGTCCTGGGAAAACGCGGCTGGTTTCCTGGGAGAAGGAGACTGACGCTGCAGGTCAGCTGGGAGATGAGCCCCCGCCCTGCACACTTGCTcaccttttctgtttcttccctaTGGGATCTctcacttccaaaaaaaaaaaaaaacccgacaGCTTTACAGCATAGCATTTTACATTCAAGGCGGGAAGCGCCCCATTCTACAGCCTTCTCGGACTGCCTGCCCGCGTCCTTGGCTGCCTTCCAGAGAGCACCGTGCCTCTGGCCGCCTGGCCTCCGTGCAGCGGGGCAAATGCCCCCTTTGGCAGGAGGGTGCTCTCTGgtcctgcctccctgggaaggCTTCTCGACTCCAGGGAGCAGACTTCCTGCTTCTCTGGGGACAGCCCCTAAAGGGGAAGGCAgggtctctcctctgtctcccaccaGGCTGGGAGCTCAGGGAACCCGTAAGGGACAGGCGTTCATGCCATGGCCCTGCTGCCAGCCCAAGACCTGGCTGGGAGCAGGTGCCAATCAATGCTACTTGGCAGGCCGTCTCTGTGAGTCTCAAGTGAGGCCTTCACCCCCATTAGCTAGAGAGGTCACAGGTAGGACAGCACGCGCTGTTTGGAGGCCTCCAGCTATTGAGTGACCAGCCCCGGGGGTACCAGGCCAGTTGGTAGGAGTTGGGCTGCAGATCTGTGTTGTCTAATAAGCTTATCTCGCTCTCCGGCTGAATGGTGTCAGGAATCCCAAGGCCGGCGCTCCTCCTTGCCTCGAGCCTGGCCTGGCCGGGACATGATGACAGGCGGCTTTCTCAGGCCCCGCGGAGAAACAGCCTGACATCTGGgagctctgcccctgcctccctccggcCCGGGCCCAGGTTGGGGCAGATCCATGCAGATGCGAGCCCAGCCTCCCAGGAGGCTCTGCAGGCCCGGGGACAGCGTGTCCACTCACAGGCAGGGCTATTTTGAGGGCTGAGGCCACAGTCCCAGCAGAGTCCAGGGCTTGGGCTTCTCAGACAAACTCTGGCAGGAGTGGCTGAGAAGGGCGGGTGGCGCAGGGGAGGGGTGCCGCGTGGAGGTCGGGGGTAGGAGACAGCCTCCTCGCCTTTCACGGGTCAAGTCCCCGGATGCAAGGAGAGTGGCCTCCTGCCCCGAGTCTGGAGTTCGTCTGCAGACAGAACGCGAGCGTGAGGACTGTTCACCTCCCtgaatctcagtttcttcatctgtgaatcGGGGTGAAGTACCAGGGGCACGGGAAGAGGTCCAGTTCCTTAGAGACTCAGAGCTGAGGTCTCTGGAGTTGGGCCCACATGGAGGCCTGGGCGCGAGATTTCACCCCCCTGGGTCTTAGTTTCTCCACCTGTCAAGTGGCGTTACTTTGCAGGCTCACACCCATGCTGGCCCAGGCCTCACACGCcgccgggggcggggtggggaaggCCCGCCCCAGCAACACGGGAAGAGCTCAACCGACACCGTCGATGGGCAGCGCATGCTGGTAGCAAATGGCGCCTGGCGGCCCAGCCATGGCCCAGCCGCCCTCTGAGCAGGCCCCCCCAGCAGGGCCCCCCACAGGGCAAGAGGCAAGCACGCCCTCTCCAGTGCCCACTCGCTATCTCTGTCCCGGAGGGCACACCTAGCTCCTCCTTAAACAGGAAGATGCTCCCGGGAACGGTTAGCGATCCCAGTCccggagcaagcaggacagagggaggcagtggCTCAGGGTGAAGGAACAGAGCGTGTGGCCTTGGAGCTCTCCAGCCCCTGACCAGTGGAAGGGAACAGGGCCCCGCAAGACAGCCCAGTCTGAGGGGCCCCAGCGGGTGAGGACGGCCCCACCTGCCTACTCCCCCAGGGGCCTGTGGCCTTGCAAGCATGGCTTCTGTAGCCAAATTTGGCTGCGTTCTCAGTCCCATATACAgacccgggggtgggggttggggtgggaagCAGCCAGGCCCAGGCGGGGCCGCATCAGCTGCAGGAGAGCCCGAGACCCATTGAGGAGCTGCCGGGCTGACCGCTGGGGGAACGGACATGTGACCCGTGtgcctcctccctgggcctgcGGTTCCACGCCTTCCCGCTGCATCCTTTCCCACTTCCCAGGTGCAGGGTTGAGTGGGAGTCCCGGCTCCACCGCTGGCTTAACGTCTCCGAGCGGGTGGGCAGAGCCGCAGGGCCTccttccctggctgttgagggatTAAGGACATTGCGTGAAGAGCACCGGGCAGAGATCAGCACTGGCCTCCCACtggctggctcctgcctcccctctgccGCTCACCACCTTGAACTTCCACTTCCTTCTCTGGGCTGCGCTTTCCCAGCCCCGCTATTGCTATGTCCTTGCCTAGAACACCTCCCGGCACCCCTTCACCTGCCCGCCCCCGCTCAGGAATTCAGCACgcgggtggtggtgggggcttcCTCTGGGCCCTGGCAGCTGCTTTGTGCTCCTCTCCCCCAGTAGACCACCCTCGTCTTCATCTCCCCGTCCTGGCCCCAAGGCGATGCTGTGGTTCCCGGCTGGTGGGCGGTCAGCCCGCACCTGCTTCTCAGGTACGGTCCCAGAGCCGACAaggggcaggcagctgggtggCTGAGGGCTGCTGAGCCGAATGGGTGggtgaaaggcagacagggagcATCACGGTAAGCCCGTCAGCCCTTAGCGCCCAGCCTGGGGCAGTGCTGgggcccagagctgggagctgccgGGGTCCCTGAGAGGGTACAAGTCTGAGGCTAAAAGGCTTGATGGAGGGAAAGCGAGGAAGCCAAGGGCTGAGAAGCCAGACTGGGAGTCtagtgagacagaaagacacagaggccTCCCCACATCGAGATGGAGCAAGGGACACAGGACGGCTGTGAGGACCAAAGACCCAGGAGTCAGGGGCCTGACCCCGAGCCCCCATGCTCTTCCACACGGCCACCAAAAGCCATCAGGActctctcagcctcagccccTCGGATGTAAATGGCGGCTGTAGGATCCAAGGCTGTCACACAGCCTCTGCTCCGACCCAGCCCCCACCAGTCCCTGGCCAGCCTGGTTCCCACCATTCCCTAGGTCTCCCAGCaggagctcagctccagctctgcccagctgGACCCCACTGCACCCGCTGGGCTGGGTGCTTGCATGGGGTCCCCTTCTTCACTCCCACGTCCATCAGCTGGACACCTCAGGCTCTTGCATGGGGGTATATGACCCCCTTGCTTCTCAGGCTCCTGCTCTGGGGTCAGATCTTAGGATGGGGGGAGAGTTATatggagcaggggccagcccgGGGAACACACATCCAAGCAAAGGCGAGCCTGCACCAGCTGAGTGAATGCGGGCCTCGGCTCCTCATCAGCGGTAAAAGGGGCGGAAGCACCCCCAGCTTGGATTCTAGTGAAGTCTCCCCCAGGGGCCACGAAGGAAGAGCTCCATAAACGCTGGGCTTTGTTCCTCTGTCCTCGCGCCCTGCTCCCGGAAGGAAGGACGTCCCGGCACACCTTCCGAGGCAGAGGGCATCCTCGGCGAGCCCCGAGCTCTGTCCCGGCTTCCCTGCACCCTTTCGGTTTGGGGGACAAGCGAGTGGCTGTGCGCCACACCACCAGGTCCACGTTGCGCCCCCTTCGCTCCCTGGTTTTCTGCCTCTCTGGCTCCGCGACGAGCCCCGTCCCGGGCCAACCCCGACCTGGTGGCCACAGCCCGGCGAACTCACCCCCTTTCGCTGGTTGCTGAGGCAGAAGGTGCAGATGGAGCGTGGCTGGCGGCCGCCgtcggcagcggcggcggcggcagggacGGAGCTCTTGGCACTGCCGGCCGCGCGGAAGCACGGCTGCCCGTCGTCTGCTGCGTCGCCCAGCAGCAGCACGTTGGCCAGGTGAGCGATGTAGCTGGACGCCAGGCGCAGCGTCTCGATCTTGGACAACTTGCGGTCCACCGGCTCGGTGGGGATGAGCGTACGCAGCGCCGTGAAGGCCGTGTTCACGCTCTGCGTGCGGTCCCGCTCCCGCGCATTGGCCGCCTGCCGCTGTCGCACCACCACCACGgggcccgcgccgcccgcccgtCGCCCGCCCCCGGGGCCagggccgcgccgcgccgcctcCAGGCCTTCGCAGCAGCCAAACGACTGGTCCGACGCGTCGCTCTCGCTGCGGTTCTCCTCGTCCTCGCTCAGCAGCCGCACGTCTGGGTACAGCACGTGCGCGCCGACGGGGCGCAGCAGCGCGAACGCCATGGGCGCCCGGCCGAGTCCCTCCGCGCGCCGTCTCCCCGCCTTGGCCGCGCCCCGCCGTGCGCTCCCGCGCGCTCCCACGGCCCCGCCGGCCGCCGCCTTATAGCCGAGGGTGGGGCCAATCACGAGGCCGccccggcggggggcggggggtccTCCGCGGCCAATGGGGAAGCGTCCGCCGCGCCCCGGCCAATGGCAACGCGCCCGTCGCCCCCGTCCCCCAGGTTGAAAGCGGCCCGGGAGCCGGTGGCCCGCCCCGAAGGCTTGGAGTCTTCATGGGCGAgcccggaggaggaggaggcctgggccGACGTTCAGGTTGGGTGTCCCCAGATCCAGATTCCTGGTCCTGAGCCCAGACCCGCTGGGACACCGCGGGCAGgtcctttttcctcttttaatcTCAGTGTCCTTCCGAAAACATTGCGGAGATTCCCTCCAGCCTTCCCGCCTGCACCTTCCAATCCTGCGGTTCAAGGGACATGTGACGCTCCAGCCTCCAGACGGCCCCCACCCTGACGACGAGCAGGTCCAGAAAAGAGCCCAGGACTCTGCATTTTGTACAAGCCGGGGGTGTCGCTGGGAGAACGGGGAAAGGCTGGGAGAAACGCTAATCTCTCCAAATCAAGATTCCACAGTGTTTGTCTGGATGACAAACTTTACAAAGCCAAACCACAAGCACCAGTCGTTCCACAGTTGTTCGTTTGTTCACGCAACAACCCTGTGGGGGCTTCCTGTGCATCAGGCATGGTTTTCAGTCTGAGGCCTCAGAGGTGCACCAGACTCTGCCCTTAGAGAGCTGACATTTTGGTGGAGgtcctttttcttttaagtttatttatttgaaagtcagtgttagagagagagagagggagagagagagagagagagagagagagatcttctatacactggttcaccccccagatggctgcaacatctggggttgggctggtctggagccaggagccaggagcttcttccaggtctcccacctgagtgcaagggcccaagcacttgagccatcttgtgctgctttcccaggcacattagcagggatctggatcagcaGTGGGGCAGCTGATACTtgaatcagctcccatatgggatgttggtgtttcaggtggtggctttccccgctataccacagcactggccccttggtgCAGCTCCTTGGGTGTGTTGTTGTCCTGGGTGCTTTCTCGTGCCCAGCTGATGTCCAGACAGCACATCTGATTGACAATTGTGAGCTCTGGCCTTGAGCCTggcaggcggggagggggaaTCCCACCAGCATGCCCCCTCACACATGCAAGATGCCTTCTTTGGGAATCTTTCCATTGTTCTTCCTGACCTGTCCTCCTCCCTGGCAGGCCCTGGGAGGAACTGCTGAGCTGATGATGGCTCTGGGGTCCCCACATCACTCACACCCACTTGGCAGCTCCATCTCAGGGACTGGCCAAGTCGGCATCCACTTGGCCTTGAAAACAAGCCTCTTGGGCTCATGGCCAGCAGAGGGGCAGAGCCCGGGGGTGTCGAGGTGCAGCTTGGCTCCTCCTGCCTCTTTGCTTGGAGAAGCCCCTGGTTCCGCCATGCCGTGCTTTCCGGGCGCCCCTGCTCCAAACCAGAATGcttgggggggaggggtctgAGGGGTTCCCTTGGCTGCTGGGAGAGGAGCCCCCGTAAGTCTTCCGGACCTAAGACTGCTGGAGAGTCTGTTCCCACACCTGGCTCCCCGCCatcccccccacctccacccccaccattTGACCGTGACCCCGGCCAGGCTGGGCTtcggggaggaggagcaggagtcTGCACAGCCCCCTCCCTGAGGGCCAGCCCCACACGCAGCCCCAGGCCGGGCTGCTGCTTCCTGAGCCGATGAATTATTACCGGGATATTTCCTTCCCTGTCTGCGCCTCCTCgcaggggctcccagctcccttCACTTtcgctttctccctcctcctccccctcccctctgctcctgaccctgAGGGGGGCTTGAAATTCCTCTGTCCGGCcccctcccaattccagctccaaCCAGAGATGCCAAACAGGCTCCGCcggaaggcagggagggggctTGCCTGCcaggctcattcattcatttgctccTTAGGCAGCTTTTGACACGTGGGACCCTGGGAGTAAACTAAAACCATGAATGAGACTGAGCCTTCTGCAGCCAGAGGGAAAGGGAGCTGTAAACAAAGAATTGCAGGACAATGTGGTGGGAGCAAGCCAGGGGCTGGCATCGGAGAGACCCAGTTCCGCCTCGAGCTTAGCCACCTCCTGGAGTCTCAGTTTCCTGCTCTGAAAACCGAGGGTAAAAATAGTGCCCGTCCCCAGGCCAGGGGACGGCTCCCTGAGTTTATGCCAAGAAAGCTGGGGCCTGGAGCGCAGCGCTACCTGTAAGGGGTTGGCGGAACAATTGTTAGGGGCTGGCCCCAGCCACTGTCGGGGAAAGAGCCCAGTCACGGGACCCTGTTCTAGGCCCTGGGGCTGTGAGTGGGCAGGGGGCTCCAGCCACGTTCTCTGCCCATGTCCCCCAGCAGCCTTAGCTCCTCCCGTCCTCTGACTTCGGTCTGTCCCTGTGCCCTCTCTGGCCTGCCACTGCTGTTTCCAGATGGCCGTGTAGCCCgtgcctctcttcctctgtccgcAACTGTCATCTCACGCGGGTCTCGCTGACCGCTAGGGCCGATTCCGTCTCGGCGCCTCCCTGCCACCGGCAGTCCCAGCTCCCTCTCACCACctgctttcttgctttctgtgGTATTCCTCGCTGCCTTGCATTATCCATGTTATTCAGTCATCCTACAAATACTGAGCACCTGCCGGGTGCCAGGCCCAGGTGTGGGAGCGTGGCAGTGGCTTGTTCTGTAGTTAATGCCGGTCAGCCCATCCGTCTCCCTGTACTAAGCTGTAAGCCCTCTGGGGCAGGGACTCCGTGTTTTGTCGTCTCCCCCGCTTCCCACCACAACCTCCTGCAGGAGGCACTGGCATTGTTCCCACTGTACAGAAGAGAGGGAGTGCAGAGAGAAGAAAGTGACTTGCTTGAGGTCACACCAGAGACCCGTGAGGGAGCTCAGATCGATCTGACTCCAAAGCCCGTGCCCCTTCCCTGGTCCTGGGGACTGCGGGGCCTGAATCAGAGTCTGCCAggtgggagaaggaggaaagTCTTATGGGCAGAGAGAGCAGCTGCTGCATCCTTCTCCCTGCCCACAGGCACCCTGCACGCCTGAAGCCTTGACATTCGCAGAGACTCTGAGCCCTCCCCCAGCTGACCTCCCTGCCAGGGGTGCTGTCCCTTTGGGTCTGACCAGACCACCCAACTCCTCTGCCAAGGTTCAGTGAAGGCTGCTTTGCTgatcccctgcctgtggccttAGTGCAAGTCTCATCACATCCATCCCAGCACACTGGGACTCCCTTCCCTTCACTCCTGATTCCCCACTCCCCCCACAGAGCACCactctaatacacacacacacacacacacacactcacacgcctgcagcaccagcatttcaCATGGGCATCagtggagtcccggctgctccacttctgatctagctccctggtaatgtgcctgggaaagcagtacaagacgtcccaagtgcttgagtccctgcacccacatgggagacctcgatgaagctcctgattcctggctcctggctttgcactggcccagtcctgaccattgcagccatttggggagtgaaccagagggtggaagacctctctctctctctcttcatagctctgcttttcaacaaacaaacaaacaaaaaaccaaaaccaaacaaaccaaaaaacaaacctaCCTTCCAAGAGCAAGTCTCCAGTGAAGAAAGACCTGCCATCAGCCCACCTGCTGGCTGCCACAATTATATCAAgtgtccctcccaccccatcAACCACTAGCATGCATCCGTTAATAAACACAGGctttggggtttaaatgtctgcatgtCTTATTCAATCCACAACATCTGAGGTAAACCCCCAGGGCCAGGATCGCTGGGCTGGAGACAACATGCATTCTTAGCCCAAGAGTACACTGTGAGGGATCATTCGATCTTTAAGGCAGACAGGTCATGGACCCAGACTCTTCTGTCCTATGTGGTCCACTCCATTAGGTTGTCTTATGGACCAGATGGCTGCTGGAGCCGTTCTGTTTGCATTCCAGTGGACAGAGTTAGAAGGGAGAGCACGCGACGCCAGCaatgtggcgtggtgggttaagccactgcctgcaacgccacaTCCCGTATTGGACTGCCactttgcgtcctggctgctccatttcccattcagcccCCTGCTTTtcctccctgggaaagcagtggaggatggcctcagtgcctgggcctctgcacccccaggggaggcctgggcagagttccaggctcccagcttaggcttggcccagctgtggccattgtggccatttgggaagtggaccagtggatgaagatctccctctctgtctctctctagaattctgcctttcaaataaatacaatcaatctttaaaaaaagaagggagagcaTGCTTCCACCTTGGAGGAGCCTCGTTTGCGAGGACGCCTCTTCCGCTTGCGTTCTGCTGGCCGAATCTCACTGTCCAGCCACATGCGCAGCTGCACACCGGGCCCACGGGTAGAGAAGAGAAGAATGGCTATCAGGAAACAGCTATGATGTGTGTCGTAGCTGTTGTCTCTGAAGACCAAACAGTGTCACCTGACTAAGCGTGCAGATTTGGGAGGCTGACGCTTGCTTGggctcaaatctcagctctgcacttacaagctgtgtgaccttgggaaatgGAGTTTTTCTGAGAGCCTGCCTCCCTGGTATGTGGCGAGGACTGAATGAGTCAGTGTGTGCAGCGTTGGCGACACATGACGTGAGCTGGGTATGCATCACCATCGTCACTTAAGGCCTAGAAGGggaactttcccaaggtcacagccaggaAGTAAGAACTTGGCCTCCAAGCAATTTTCCCCGCTTGCCTCATGCCAGGGAAACTCGTGGAGAGCAAGACCAAGGCCCAGATCGCAGCTGGCAGCAAGCAGGTGCCAGAAGTTTGTGCTGAGGGAGCGCCCTGAACGCTGGCGTGAAGCGCCCTGCAGCGGGGATGCTCGCTCGCCTGCATCCTGTTTAGACTTCAGGGTCATGGGTACACTCCCCTGACCTCATGTGGCTCTTCTGGAGTGGAACTGACTCACACCTTCGATGCCAGCGCCGGCTCTAAGTCCACCAATGTCCCTGGAAgccatcattttctttctctctctctctttctttctttctttctttctgtctttctttcattttttttatttgacaggtagagttagacagtgagagagagagacagagaaaaaggtcttccctccattggttcactccccaaatggctgccacggccggtgcactgtgccgatctgaagccaggagccagatgcttcttcctggtctcccatgcgggtgaagggcccaagcacttgggccatcctccactgccttccccgggccacagcagagagctggactggactggaagaggagcaactgggactagaacctggcgctcatatgggatgctggcagccgcaggtggaggattaaccaagtgagcagcggcaccggccactgggaaagaaagaaagaaaaaaaaaagagtctgaggAATTGTATTTTGCATTCCCTTCTAGAAAGTTGCTGCACATTAGCATGTTAAAGGCCTGGGGAAGTTCTGCAGAAGATAGTATCCTTGGGCTCCAATTCCACCTGCATTTGCTAGGCTTATCTGAGGGCAaactctctctcccccagccaCCCTGCCACCTTCTGGAAAACATAGTTTAGCAGAGGTTTCCCTGGGGCTGCCGTCACCAACACCCTCCCCCATGTGAGTGGGTGTCCCATTGTTTCTTGAGAGCCTGTTTGATGACTGAGCCGGGAgtgagcagccagcagccaggcgctGGTGATTGGTCTGTTTCAGACTACCCTCCATTGCCACTGGTGGTGCTGGAATAGCAGGTGCATTTGTGATTGCTGTCCCAGGTTGACCTGCACACACTGCTGTCTGCCTACAGTGTCCACCCCCACCTGACAGCAGAACCCCGATGTGTCCAGGGCAGTGGTGAGCTCAGCGTAAGTACGCCCCTTCTCAGCTCCTCTTGCTGTTAGGGGTGGCCGTGTGGCTCATTTTGGCCAATGAGATGAAGACAGAAGTTCCTAGGGAGGGCCTGCTTCCCCAAAGGAAACGACAGTCTCCTGAGAAGGCTGATGCTTTTCTCCCTCACCTTCTTTCTGCCTGGAATGGAGGTGCGATTCCTGGAGGTATAGTAGTTGGATTGGAGCCACGAGGACAAACGGTACATGCTAAGGATGGCAGAGTGGGAAGCCAGAGTagttgtgtccttgatgatttttttGAGTAGTTGCACTAGTCCCCAGTTTcgtgaaaaataaaaacctaatcaGCAAAGCCACTCTGCTAGGCTTCCGTTGTGTGCAGCTAAATGCAAGTCAGTATCTGTATGTTCAGGTGTCACGTGATTGTGTCGGTTCGGTGCACGCTGGGCACTGCGCTAATGGCCTGTGCTCAGGGTCTCATTTCACCCTAGGAGCTGTGCTCACCACCATGCCACGGAAGTGGAAATGGGAGCTCAAAGGAGCTCAGGATCTTGCCCCAGAAAATCCAGCACGGAGAGTGCCGGAGGCCGGATCTAAACCTGCGTCTCTCATCCGAGGAATTCTGTGTTCACAGCTGtgatgaatgaaaaaatgaccCCAGTtgtggccaacattgtggcatagcaggttagctCGCCagctgcaacaccggcatcctatttgggtgctggtttgagtcgtggctgcttcacttctgatccagctccctgctaatgcacctgagaaagcagcagaggatggcccaagtgcctggggtcctgcacccacgagggagacctggaagaagctcttggcccctggcttcgacctggcctagacctggttattatggccatttgtggaatgaaccagcgtatggaaaaTCCATctgtctttttccctctctctctctttgaaactctgcctttca
The window above is part of the Oryctolagus cuniculus chromosome 11, mOryCun1.1, whole genome shotgun sequence genome. Proteins encoded here:
- the TCF15 gene encoding transcription factor 15; the encoded protein is MAFALLRPVGAHVLYPDVRLLSEDEENRSESDASDQSFGCCEGLEAARRGPGPGGGRRAGGAGPVVVVRQRQAANARERDRTQSVNTAFTALRTLIPTEPVDRKLSKIETLRLASSYIAHLANVLLLGDAADDGQPCFRAAGSAKSSVPAAAAAADGGRQPRSICTFCLSNQRKGGGRRDLGGTCLKVRGVTALRGPRR